A genome region from Acidimicrobiales bacterium includes the following:
- a CDS encoding FAD-dependent thymidylate synthase yields the protein MTVYVAEEFSGEESEILRRYFTNLDGPVFALVNLPEVVKGALFARYSRSAKSLRRLFLDEFVGELDIAGDQTIDATVGLRRAEELYDRVFFEYGDDSVAQLGGVHLACEQASNLLTKVLEWGRLMAYLEQSTRYISYDSRLGGRYRYHRDPEVLSSALGTRYVGDMDRLFDTYASLVPRMQEWYRSVHPKDPSDSDLVYRQAIRAKAFDTLRGILPAASLSNVGIYGTGQGYEQLLLRMRAHPLPEARAYADLMLYELRKVIPSFLKRVDLPGRGEVWSDYLSGTRQDMERLASGFAERLSGVGDQTPPSSNVGEPQVTLVDYDPDAEIKLVTAALYPYLSISETEIERLVADMTDAERSQVLSTYAGERANRRHKPGRALERPMYRFDIVADYGAFRDLQRHRMLTIEWQQLNPAHGYTRPPELDAAGVGDEFDEAMERSAALHDAMVGPFPDRAAYAVALAYRVRFSIQLNAREAMHMLELRTTPQGHPAYRSVAQQMHHHIADTAGHRAIAAMMSFVDHSSEADLERLDAERRAEQRRMGS from the coding sequence GTGACCGTCTACGTGGCCGAGGAGTTCTCCGGCGAGGAATCCGAGATCCTCCGGCGCTACTTCACCAACCTCGATGGGCCCGTGTTCGCACTGGTCAACCTGCCCGAGGTCGTCAAGGGCGCGCTGTTCGCCCGGTACTCGCGCTCGGCCAAGAGCCTGCGCCGTCTGTTCCTCGACGAGTTCGTCGGCGAGCTCGACATCGCGGGCGACCAGACCATCGACGCCACCGTCGGACTCCGCCGGGCCGAAGAGCTCTACGACCGGGTGTTCTTCGAGTACGGCGACGACTCGGTGGCCCAGCTGGGCGGGGTCCACCTGGCCTGCGAACAGGCGTCCAACCTCCTCACCAAGGTGCTCGAGTGGGGCCGGCTCATGGCCTACCTCGAACAGTCGACCCGCTACATCTCCTATGACTCCCGGCTCGGCGGGCGCTATCGCTACCACCGCGATCCCGAGGTGTTGAGCTCTGCGCTCGGCACCCGCTACGTCGGCGACATGGATCGCCTGTTCGACACCTACGCCTCGCTGGTGCCGCGGATGCAGGAGTGGTATCGCAGTGTCCACCCCAAGGATCCGAGCGACTCCGATCTGGTCTACCGGCAGGCGATCAGGGCCAAGGCCTTCGACACCCTCCGCGGGATCCTGCCCGCCGCCTCGCTGTCCAACGTCGGCATCTACGGCACGGGCCAGGGCTATGAGCAGCTGCTGTTGCGGATGAGGGCCCACCCGCTGCCCGAGGCCCGCGCCTACGCCGATCTCATGCTCTACGAGCTGCGCAAGGTCATCCCCTCGTTCCTCAAGCGCGTCGACCTCCCCGGCAGGGGAGAGGTCTGGAGCGACTACCTGTCCGGCACCCGTCAGGACATGGAGCGGTTGGCATCGGGGTTCGCCGAGCGCCTCAGCGGGGTCGGTGATCAGACCCCGCCCAGCTCGAACGTCGGCGAGCCCCAGGTGACCCTCGTCGACTACGACCCCGATGCCGAGATCAAGCTGGTCACGGCTGCGCTCTATCCCTATCTCTCCATCTCCGAGACCGAGATCGAGCGCCTGGTGGCCGACATGACCGACGCCGAGCGGTCCCAGGTCCTGTCGACCTACGCCGGCGAGCGGGCCAACCGACGACACAAGCCCGGCCGGGCCCTCGAACGACCGATGTACCGCTTCGACATCGTGGCCGACTACGGCGCGTTCCGCGATCTCCAGCGACACCGCATGCTCACCATCGAGTGGCAACAGCTCAACCCCGCCCACGGCTACACCCGACCTCCCGAGCTCGACGCCGCCGGCGTGGGCGACGAGTTCGACGAGGCCATGGAGCGCTCCGCCGCGCTGCACGACGCCATGGTCGGGCCGTTTCCGGATCGGGCTGCCTACGCGGTGGCCCTTGCCTACCGGGTGCGGTTCTCGATCCAGCTCAACGCCCGGGAAGCCATGCACATGCTCGAGCTGCGCACCACCCCTCAGGGGCATCCCGCGTATCGGTCGGTGGCCCAACAGATGCACCACCACATCGCCGACACCGCCGGTCACCGTGCCATCGCCGCCATGATGAGCTTCGTGGACCACTCCAGCGAAGCCGACCTCGAGCGCCTCGACGCCGAGCGACGGGCCGAACAACGCCGGATGGGATCCTGA
- a CDS encoding DUF4193 family protein, whose translation MADDELPDEDLEDEAGPDDPEVEDLDDDLDGELDEALPIADDTASDDEDDDEDEDVDAAARRRPRKDDEEDDEEEEDVDPDDVEADLDAILKDRIAATDDEDEDEDETPEPESNAEPGNRIQPRRPGEFLCQSCFLVKHPSQLADPDAMLCKDCV comes from the coding sequence ATGGCTGACGACGAACTGCCCGACGAGGACCTCGAGGACGAGGCAGGGCCCGACGATCCCGAGGTCGAGGATCTCGACGACGACCTCGACGGCGAGCTCGACGAGGCGCTTCCCATCGCCGACGACACCGCGAGCGACGACGAGGACGACGACGAGGACGAGGACGTCGATGCCGCCGCCCGTCGTCGCCCGCGCAAGGACGACGAGGAGGACGACGAGGAGGAGGAGGATGTCGATCCCGACGATGTCGAGGCCGATCTCGACGCCATCTTGAAGGATCGCATCGCTGCCACCGACGACGAGGACGAGGACGAGGACGAGACCCCCGAGCCCGAATCCAACGCCGAACCCGGCAACCGGATCCAACCCCGGCGCCCGGGCGAGTTCTTGTGCCAGTCTTGTTTCCTGGTGAAGCACCCCTCCCAGCTCGCCGATCCTGACGCCATGTTGTGCAAGGACTGCGTTTGA
- a CDS encoding M20 family metallopeptidase has translation MDAVAGKERVRHEIEQLAPTLLWVSHSIYDHPELNFEERRAHDLLCRVIAEAGLEVEPHAFGVDTGFAARAGTTGPLIAIICEYDALPEIGHACGHNIIAAAGLGAGIAAARVAEELGGRVLLLGTPAEEGGGGKVFMARNGAFDDVDAAMMIHPADRDLTTMTTLSIHQVHADYHGEASHAASAPHLGRNALDAAVLGYVNVATLRQHIESCERVHGVFTDGGAKPNVVPSHASTLWYVRSRTLTSLEPLKARVLACLEAGAHAAGCSMSHRWNDPPYADLIANEALLDAFGANATDRGRQLRVPTETCEVVGSTDMGNVSYLTPSIHPMLAVAPTGVSIHTTEFAEHARGAAGDAAVVDGATIMASTVIDLWTRPELLEAVRDEWRSATQGDHPPVL, from the coding sequence ATGGATGCCGTTGCGGGCAAGGAACGTGTCCGACACGAGATCGAGCAGCTGGCCCCCACGCTGCTGTGGGTGTCGCACTCCATCTACGACCACCCGGAGCTGAACTTCGAGGAGCGGCGGGCCCACGACCTGTTGTGCCGGGTGATCGCGGAGGCCGGTCTCGAGGTGGAACCGCACGCGTTCGGCGTCGACACCGGCTTCGCCGCACGAGCCGGAACGACCGGCCCCCTCATCGCCATCATCTGCGAGTACGACGCCCTTCCCGAGATCGGCCACGCCTGCGGGCACAACATCATCGCCGCGGCAGGGCTGGGAGCAGGGATCGCCGCCGCCCGGGTGGCCGAAGAGCTCGGGGGACGGGTCCTGTTGCTGGGCACCCCCGCCGAAGAAGGCGGTGGGGGCAAGGTCTTCATGGCGCGCAACGGTGCCTTCGACGACGTCGACGCGGCGATGATGATCCACCCCGCCGACCGCGACCTCACCACGATGACCACGTTGTCGATCCACCAGGTGCACGCCGACTACCACGGTGAGGCGTCGCATGCCGCCTCGGCTCCCCATCTCGGCCGCAACGCCCTCGACGCGGCGGTGCTGGGCTATGTGAACGTCGCCACGTTGCGCCAGCACATCGAATCGTGCGAACGGGTCCATGGCGTGTTCACCGACGGAGGTGCCAAGCCCAACGTGGTGCCCAGCCATGCCAGCACCCTGTGGTACGTGCGGTCTCGCACCCTCACCTCGCTCGAGCCGCTCAAGGCCCGGGTGCTGGCCTGTCTCGAGGCGGGTGCCCACGCCGCCGGATGCTCGATGTCGCACCGCTGGAACGACCCGCCCTATGCCGACCTGATCGCCAACGAGGCACTGCTCGACGCGTTCGGCGCCAACGCAACGGACCGTGGCCGCCAGCTCCGCGTCCCCACCGAGACCTGTGAGGTCGTCGGAAGCACCGACATGGGAAACGTGAGCTATCTCACCCCGTCGATCCATCCGATGCTGGCGGTCGCCCCGACCGGTGTGTCGATCCACACCACCGAATTCGCCGAGCACGCCCGGGGCGCGGCGGGTGACGCGGCCGTGGTCGACGGGGCGACCATCATGGCCAGCACCGTCATCGACCTGTGGACCCGACCCGAGCTCCTGGAGGCGGTTCGCGACGAGTGGCGCTCGGCCACCCAGGGTGACCACCCGCCCGTGCTCTGA